The following are from one region of the Corythoichthys intestinalis isolate RoL2023-P3 chromosome 17, ASM3026506v1, whole genome shotgun sequence genome:
- the LOC130905987 gene encoding histone H2B-like, producing MPEPAKSAPKKGSKKAVTKSAGKPGKRRKKGRKESYAIYVYKVLKQVHPDTGISSKAMSIMNSFVNDIFERIASEASRLAHYNKRSTITSREIQTAVRLLLPGELAKHAVSEGTKAVTKYTSSK from the coding sequence ATGCCTGAACCAGCAAAGTCCGCGCCCAAGAAGGGCTCTAAAAaagccgtcactaaatccgctggcAAGCCTGGCAAACGCAGAAAGAAGGGAAGGAAGGAGAGTTACGCCATCTACGTCTACAAAGTCCTGAAGCAAGTCCACCCCGACACTGGTATCTCCTCTAAGGCCATGAGTATCATGAACTCGTTTGTCAACGATATCTTCGAGAGAATCGCTTCCGAGGCCTCGCGATTGGCTCACTACAACAAGCGCTCCACTATCACGTCCAGGGAGATCCAGACTGCTGTTCGTCTCCTCCTCCCCGGTGAGCTGGCCAAACACGCCGTGTCCGAAGGCACCAAGGCCGTCACCAAGTACACCAGCTCTAAGTAG